The genomic stretch AGCACTGTTGATAACGCCTTCCGCTTAGCTGCTGAAGTCAATGTGGGGTCCGATGCACCAGTTTCTGCTGCCTTAGAAGTTTTGCTGAAAACGCCCACATTTTCAGAAATAAGTAGGTTTCatttgcttcaagaaataacGGACAAGACCACTAGCATAAATAGCTTACCTGGATCTATCATATACCACCCAATAATCTTCTAGACAAGCACTCAGCAGGCTTTGGCTGCAAAGTTAATCACAGACAATTTCAAAGTCGGTTTATCGCTAGAAATTTAGGAGGAAAAGCAAGAAGCCAAAATGATGGATTCACTGATCTAGATTACCTCCTGAGTAGAAATGCCAGCAATTCTGAATCTAAGGGTTGCAATGTTGAACGGCTGAAATGAGCGAAACCAGAGAAAACATCATAGCAAGTGGTAAACACCCGAGACAGAATAATCTCTGTCTCCGCCTGGATGACATGCTGTTTGGATCTCTTCCTGTCTGGACTGCTTGCATGTGAAGCATAAAAGTCAAGCCATCCGATTTCATCAATTATCAACTggggaaagaagagagagaaagatttcAAACATTGAAATGAACATCTCTTCCCATTCTGAACTAGGGTTTATGGAATCTGACCTCCATAAAAATCTGATACATCTGCACCGAAGAAAATCCGGGGTATATGAAGATGATTCCACACTCCAAGTAACTACACAGACATGAAATCTTTTCTGAATGGGGAACACCGAAAAGCATGTGAAAACGACCCTATAGCTTTCTAGTGAAGCAACACATACCTGAGAAAATCCTTAACCTGCTCATCCACTTCTCTTATGCCCATTTTAGTCAAGTATAGTCTAGTTCTTCTTCCCAAATATGCAAATAGCCCAAGAATTGCTAAATTCTCCGCTTTGACCTGCCACATAGTTATGAACCAAACCCGAACTCCAGTCTTAAGTATGAGACTCATTTTCAAAGGGACTGACATTATTCACCAGGACTGATATTGTTCACCAACCCAAAGTTTTTAATCATCATAACAATTGTTTCCATCCCTAAGAACTTTCCTAGAATTACAAACTGAGATTAAGGTGGATAATGTTACTGAAGCTCCTGCTACTCGACCTAAAAATAGTGATCTCAGTTTCAAAGTCATCTGTGAAATTGAAGCGCTAACCTTGTCACGAGAGTCTTCCATGCACGAAACAAGAGGTTCTTTCTGAAATGCAAGTGAAAGCTTCTTTTGAGCGAGACCAATCCAAAATTCAAGCTCTTCACTCTCCTCGCTGGGAAGGAACTTCCTCCCAAAATGTGTCAAGAAGTCCAATTCAAAACCAGCTTCAGTTGCTAATTGATGCCCTTTTTCCACTGACACAAGGCCCCGAGAAAGTTCCATGAGCTCAAGCAAAATAGCATCGATGGACATTGAAAGCATGCGGCAGCTTGACTGCCGGGGACCTAATTTCGCCACTGCCGAACAGCAACTTATTGCAATAACAATTCCTGCTACACCACTGGAGAATAATCTTTTAGGATCATATTTAGCATCATAGAATAGCCCCTTTTTCAAGGTTCTTGTAGTATGTTATCCATGGATAGCTGCGGAACAAAAGTTGTGCAACAATGGAGTCCACGACCATACTTATGAGAACGTTACAACTCTATTTCTTAATAAGCAGAGAGGTAAGATTGGAGTTACAGTACATTTTCTAACAGGAGAAACTTAGGCTTCTCAAGGAATAAACAGAAAAGGCAACACTTGGAGATTTTTTTGCACTAACCTTCCTGCATATTCCACAGACCACTTCTTCAACAGAGGAATGAAAAATCCAGCTACCCGTGGCAATTCAACCTCCCTAAACCATACTACTAGTTCGGTGTGCTGTTCGCTCAATTGACTTTCTATGCACTCCTTTATCAAGTCCAGCCTCGGGCTCAAGCTGATGGATGTGAGATGTAAAAGTCAGATACTGGACTAGCGGCGAAATATAATGAGGAGCAAGTAACTAAGTAAAGCTGTCCAAACAAAATTTTACAATGTTAACAACTGTACCATTGACCAAAAGATAGATTCTTTGGAGACAAACTGGCTTTAACAACTTGATAAGATCtcattgacaaaaatacatggTGGACCAGCAAGGGCAACAATAGACTTCCATCGACTCCAAACATACTGGTTCGACTTTGATTTAGGACCTGAAACTTTGAATCGCTGCTTCCTTTTTGCTCTATAGAAGTATGGTAGAGCATGATGGCATGAAAGTGAAAGAATCAAGACTCACATCTCCCTGACAACCGAAGGATTGTTGCTACGCTCATGAGAGAGCAAAATCTCCACCTCGACTGCCGTCGTTAACATACCATAAACTGCTACCTGTACGAGATTTACAAATGATGATCCTTCCAAAGAATGCAACCCCTCTATTCAAACTAAACCACCACTTTTAAGATATTGTTAAGAAGTTATGGACACATGTATAGATAGGTGATTGGGTATACACACTGAGAAGACACATCTGAATAATCACAGGTATAGCTAATAAGTGGGCTGGAGATACCTGATAAGAAATCCTTTTATGCCACTGGTGCACATCCTGCCCGAGCCAAGCCATCGAAATCTCGGCACTGCTTCCCTCCAATTCGAGGGATTCAATCGCAGCAGAGAAGCTCTTAGCGGATTCGTGGAGCACCCACACAAGACAATTTACCCGGTTGAACTCCATTTTCTTACTTTGACTTTTCACAATTTGACCCCAGTTCTCAACGATGGTCTCATCAGTGGACAAGGAAGCCACAGATGACAGTGCCTCCAAGGAAAACTCCCGTGGAGAAGGGTGATACGCAAGGAAGAATTTCGAAGAACTGAAGTTGTTTGAGCAACCATAATTCTCACGGTCCTTCCTAATTAATTTCGACGGATTCAATGCAGTGGCCTTAATCTTTGGTTTCTTGTTTGAATGAAGCGATTTTCTGTGAAAACCCtcaaaggacaaaaaaataatcacaaaaacaaaaatcgtGATTTACCAGTCACAACATGATCACCATCatgaaaaggtcaaaaaaaaaacacaggatGAACATACAGCATGAGAAAGCCACATCTACCCACGTACTTTCAGCCTTCAAAGTTCATAACTTTTTAGCAGTTTTTCAAAGATCAAACATTTATATTCAAGTCATATAGGCAAAATAAGCAATCCCCTATGATTTATCCACCTCTATGTTTGTTTTCTATAAACACATTGAATAGGTATCTAGCCAGTCACCAGCACACCACAAGGTTCACATCccatttcctttcttcttccttttcttccttctttctggTCCATAATCACATCAAAAAGCTATCTTCCCATGCCAAATATGGGTCACACAACCGCATGGGTACGATGGTATACAATGAAGTTTTGAGTCAAAATGAGAGAGCTTACGAGTTGCTGAGAGGCTTGGGGAGTTGCAGACACAAATGAGAAGCCATTAAACACGAAGTGAACAAAAGGAGCAAACATTGTAGTGTCTCCCCCAATATATGCGACGAGGATATGCCTCAGCGAAGCCATCGAGGTGCAAAAAACAATTAGAAATAGGGGTCTTCTTTTTTGCGCTCCAGGATTTTGGAAATTTAAGAATATGTTAACACTGTGAGCCAAAACCAagactctttcttttcttgtttttaaacCAGATGACCAGGAAGAGCTTATCCACAGACACGGAAGGTGTTCAATGTTTGTGTCGAATTGATGTTCATATGCGCCACTTGGGTTACAGATGCCTCGTCATGAGATATTGCAGCATAGGGAACTTCCATGTAGAGTCATCCATCACACTTGTCAAACCTTGTCCGTGTGTTTGATAATCTCAAAGCAGTGTCGACAAGAAAAAACCAAGAAGTtcccacagaaaaaaaaatagaaaaaggaagaaacaagagGGAATTCTCGAGGAAAAAGCGATTTGGGTCTTGTTGGACTTCAAAGTTAACGAGAACTGGAAAGAAAAGgtcttcaaaatttaaaagacTTGACTTGCTTCTTGCCTTATCAAGTTTTCAGCTTGGCAAGATGTTCCGCCAAAGGAGGTTTGGTACTTAGGAGTATGTGTTGTTTGATGTTCGATGAACCAGTTCATCGATGAATTGTTTAACAAGACACGGCTTTTCTGCCTCTTTTCAGAACTTAGCAGATTAGCATCAAGTGCAAGGCTTGTCCTCGTTGCTTTAGGAGGACTGAGTATATTGCCCGGATCTTCCTAATTGCTCCAAATACTTCACGCCTCCAAATACTTGTACTCAGAGGGGTTTCCTCAAACAAAAAGCTGATTCACGCAATAAAGTTATCTGTTCAACCGGAAATCATAGCAATCAGAACATGCTAGGACTTGGTTTGAAGTTAAGATCGAGGGTGTGAGACCCGCACTAGCTCACGGCACCTACCATTCCCAAAGAGCATTGCTAAGAATCAGCTAATATTCCATAATCCAAGGAAAACTGTAAAAAAGATGAGTTAACAAGCACCCGGGTAAAGAGTTCCCAAAAATTTTGCCATCTCATTGACTTCTGTCTGTAGATCATTGTTCAGAGAGAAATCGATTAGTGTACCTATGCACAAACCATCCTGTCAAAATCACAGCAGCAAGATCCCTCTATACATCCCTGTTGATTCATTTCtggttttttctttccaatcaCCTGTAGAAACAGCATTGTTACTGCTGCTTCAGTTTCGCAAGGACTTGCCCGGAGTCGCGACCTTGGTAAATGTTCCTTTCTGTATAGTCCATCCATAAGCCAGCAACTGGAGAATCACCCATCGATCCTCTTAGATTCATTCTCTGCTGGAGCTTCGGTGCCAGTTTCCTTTCCAAATCCTAGTTCTGACATGTCTTGCCTTGCCATCAAGTTCCTAGAGAATCCAAACAGCACACTCGTGAGCTCAATATCAAAAACCACTTTATTTATTGAAGCTGGGTATGGGTACCCATTGCATTATAACCACATCTGTAGACATCCATTCCATCTCCGCATCATCAGGAAATTACTAATCCACACATTACAATCCTTTGTGCAGTCAAATTGGTAGTTGTGCTGCTCAGTTGAGTCCACAAGGCAAATCAGTCTTGGGAGAAACTTGTTTAGTAGTCGGAATGAGTTGACTTACTCTTGAGGCACTTCGAGTAGCTTGTAATACTAAAACTCTAGAATGATATCATTCAAGTGACATAGTAATACCCCGTCAAGAAACTTTATTCTATCACAAAACTGGAAAATACAACTACTATAATCATATAATTCAGAAATGAACAGAAGCCCCTCATTCACGTTAGATTTTAGAATCAAGGAAACTGCGAGGAGGCAGATCATAACACCGTGTAAATCAACGTTTCTACAAGATTTCCCTAAGTTTTGCAACTCTTAAGTAGATGAAGAACCACGGAGATGGAATCTTTGCAAACAACAGCAGATATACAACAACACAAAAGTGATCCATTTTACAAGGCTTACTCACTTTGCCATACGACACTCCAAATACTTTTTTGAGAAGTGTCTACATTTGTCAGATTGATGACTCGAAGATTTGAGGCAACTGAGATAATCCTTCTTCTCCTGAAGCATAAAGAGCCACGAACATGATTAAGAACAAACTGAAAGTCGAAAACACACCCAACTGTCAATCAAATATTCCCAAGTGATACAGGATTCTGGGATATCTTTCTTGTCAAAAGCGCAAAAGAAGTACCACGTCACATTCGTGCATGTGATCCAAGGGGAAGACACCTTTCTCTGGAGGTACTGGTCGCAATCCCCTGTTCCCTCCAAATGCACCGCCTGCGAGGATTGCAAGTCACAGATGAATGCAGCCATGTATAGGTGCTTCTTCTCCACCACCCCAGAGGAAAAGTATCttgtaatataaaaaaagggtaCTGTTTTTGCAGTAATTGCAGTACATCGTGCCAGATTGCGAGTACTATCCTACTCCTAATGCAACCCctaccgccaccgccgccactcCTATCATCGCCTCAAACACCATTAGTTCTAGTGACACCACTAACTGCCGACACCACACCCGCCACTACTGATTGTTCAAAAAATCTCTGTGAAAAGGGCCTGAACTACTTATGACCAGTTTAGCTAGTGATTGGAGAAGACCAGCTACCCCAAGGCAGCTTTgcaatcttcttcttcaaacAATAGCAGGTATTGGCACTTATAAACTAATCACCAAGTTAGCTTCTTCTTGTTCTGGGAAAAAGACTTCGCTTTTCTCATGCCCAGCTGAAATAGTCTATGCAACGCACTTTAAAGGTAAAACATGGGCTCAATTCACCAACTTGGTTCGTTCCATCCCATAGAACAGATTAAGCCACTAACAGCAGCATTCAAGAACTCGTCAAGAAACCCCACCACAATACAAAACGAAAAAGATACcccaaacagaaaaaaaaaataagaaaaataaacaaaaatgcacaAGTTCAGTTATAAAGAACATGCAAGAAAAAGCAATGGAGAAAATTACAGAAATTGAAgtagaaggaagaaaaattggaatgaataGCTAGGAGTTCCAGAAGCTGGCTGTCAAAAGCTCAAGCGCCAAATCCTCCAGAAATGCTTGTGAAAAACGAAGATGACGTTACCTGCACTCATTGCAACTTGGGATATCCGCCGAAACTTTGGCAGATCAGTTGTGCTTCGACGCGACGTCAATAGcagcgtagagagagagaagaaatcgAGAGATCTCCCTCCCCGCTAGACCGGGCCAATAGGATGGCCCGGCCCAAAGTTACACCCCTTCGGGCCGGTTCTAGGCCTGTAATGGGATGCGAATTGTACAAAAGACAGTCATAGGGA from Rhodamnia argentea isolate NSW1041297 chromosome 2, ASM2092103v1, whole genome shotgun sequence encodes the following:
- the LOC115737430 gene encoding uncharacterized protein LOC115737430 isoform X3; amino-acid sequence: MASHLCLQLPKPLSNSKSLHSNKKPKIKATALNPSKLIRKDRENYGCSNNFSSSKFFLAYHPSPREFSLEALSSVASLSTDETIVENWGQIVKSQSKKMEFNRVNCLVWVLHESAKSFSAAIESLELEGSSAEISMAWLGQDVHQWHKRISYQVAVYGMLTTAVEVEILLSHERSNNPSVVREIGVAGIVIAISCCSAVAKLGPRQSSCRMLSMSIDAILLELMELSRGLVSVEKGHQLATEAGFELDFLTHFGRKFLPSEESEELEFWIGLAQKKLSLAFQKEPLVSCMEDSRDKVKAENLAILGLFAYLGRRTRLYLTKMGIREVDEQVKDFLSYLECGIIFIYPGFSSVQMYQIFMELIIDEIGWLDFYASHASSPDRKRSKQHVIQAETEIILSRVFTTCYDVFSGFAHFSRSTLQPLDSELLAFLLRSQSLLSACLEDYWVVYDRSSKTSKAAETGASDPTLTSAAKRKALSTVLEAQHEASVSMTQEHFESESQHVPRSTKDSSSNMTVAIATVDRVGDAKTNARDEGFCRKFGIKLVSASNNIGMGTQLLWIDITLSLELLLKQMRGHNITTRERKKVKRTLQDIATLIPVTILMLIPVSAVGHAAMLAAIKKYIPSLIPSPYSKERLDIVKQLNRTKKMEVRLWSNLEDSSLKIT
- the LOC115737430 gene encoding uncharacterized protein LOC115737430 isoform X2, whose product is MASHLCLQLPKPLSNSKSLHSNKKPKIKATALNPSKLIRKDRENYGCSNNFSSSKFFLAYHPSPREFSLEALSSVASLSTDETIVENWGQIVKSQSKKMEFNRVNCLVWVLHESAKSFSAAIESLELEGSSAEISMAWLGQDVHQWHKRISYQVAVYGMLTTAVEVEILLSHERSNNPSVVREILSPRLDLIKECIESQLSEQHTELVVWFREVELPRVAGFFIPLLKKWSVEYAGSGVAGIVIAISCCSAVAKLGPRQSSCRMLSMSIDAILLELMELSRGLVSVEKGHQLATEAGFELDFLTHFGRKFLPSEESEELEFWIGLAQKKLSLAFQKEPLVSCMEDSRDKVKAENLAILGLFAYLGRRTRLYLTKMGIREVDEQVKDFLSYLECGIIFIYPGFSSVQMYQIFMELIIDEIGWLDFYASHASSPDRKRSKQHVIQAETEIILSRVFTTCYDVFSGFAHFSRSTLQPLDSELLAFLLRSQSLLSACLEDYWVVYDRSSKTSKAAETGASDPTLTSAAKRKALSTVLEAQHEASVSMTQEHFESESQHVPRSTKDSSSNMTVAIATVDRVGDAKTNARDEGFCRKFGIKLVSASNNIGMGTQLLWIDITLSLELLLKQMRGHNITTRERKKVSAVGHAAMLAAIKKYIPSLIPSPYSKERLDIVKQLNRTKKMEVRLWSNLEDSSLKIT
- the LOC115737430 gene encoding uncharacterized protein LOC115737430 isoform X1 → MASHLCLQLPKPLSNSKSLHSNKKPKIKATALNPSKLIRKDRENYGCSNNFSSSKFFLAYHPSPREFSLEALSSVASLSTDETIVENWGQIVKSQSKKMEFNRVNCLVWVLHESAKSFSAAIESLELEGSSAEISMAWLGQDVHQWHKRISYQVAVYGMLTTAVEVEILLSHERSNNPSVVREILSPRLDLIKECIESQLSEQHTELVVWFREVELPRVAGFFIPLLKKWSVEYAGSGVAGIVIAISCCSAVAKLGPRQSSCRMLSMSIDAILLELMELSRGLVSVEKGHQLATEAGFELDFLTHFGRKFLPSEESEELEFWIGLAQKKLSLAFQKEPLVSCMEDSRDKVKAENLAILGLFAYLGRRTRLYLTKMGIREVDEQVKDFLSYLECGIIFIYPGFSSVQMYQIFMELIIDEIGWLDFYASHASSPDRKRSKQHVIQAETEIILSRVFTTCYDVFSGFAHFSRSTLQPLDSELLAFLLRSQSLLSACLEDYWVVYDRSSKTSKAAETGASDPTLTSAAKRKALSTVLEAQHEASVSMTQEHFESESQHVPRSTKDSSSNMTVAIATVDRVGDAKTNARDEGFCRKFGIKLVSASNNIGMGTQLLWIDITLSLELLLKQMRGHNITTRERKKVKRTLQDIATLIPVTILMLIPVSAVGHAAMLAAIKKYIPSLIPSPYSKERLDIVKQLNRTKKMEVRLWSNLEDSSLKIT
- the LOC115737430 gene encoding uncharacterized protein LOC115737430 isoform X4, with the protein product MLYHTSIEQKGSSDSKFQVLNQSRTSMFGVDGSLLLPLLVHHVFLSMRSYQVVKASLSPKNLSFGQCLSPRLDLIKECIESQLSEQHTELVVWFREVELPRVAGFFIPLLKKWSVEYAGSGVAGIVIAISCCSAVAKLGPRQSSCRMLSMSIDAILLELMELSRGLVSVEKGHQLATEAGFELDFLTHFGRKFLPSEESEELEFWIGLAQKKLSLAFQKEPLVSCMEDSRDKVKAENLAILGLFAYLGRRTRLYLTKMGIREVDEQVKDFLSYLECGIIFIYPGFSSVQMYQIFMELIIDEIGWLDFYASHASSPDRKRSKQHVIQAETEIILSRVFTTCYDVFSGFAHFSRSTLQPLDSELLAFLLRSQSLLSACLEDYWVVYDRSSKTSKAAETGASDPTLTSAAKRKALSTVLEAQHEASVSMTQEHFESESQHVPRSTKDSSSNMTVAIATVDRVGDAKTNARDEGFCRKFGIKLVSASNNIGMGTQLLWIDITLSLELLLKQMRGHNITTRERKKVKRTLQDIATLIPVTILMLIPVSAVGHAAMLAAIKKYIPSLIPSPYSKERLDIVKQLNRTKKMEVRLWSNLEDSSLKIT
- the LOC115737416 gene encoding cytochrome c oxidase assembly protein COX19-like, with the protein product MSAGGAFGGNRGLRPVPPEKGVFPLDHMHECDVEKKDYLSCLKSSSHQSDKCRHFSKKYLECRMAKNLMARQDMSELGFGKETGTEAPAENESKRIDG